The sequence below is a genomic window from Flavobacterium sediminilitoris.
CCACCAAAACCAACAGCATTTACTAAAATTTTTCTTATTGGTGCTTTCCTTTTTTCCTGATTATAAAATGGAATTTCTATAAATTTTTGATTTTGTAACATTAAGATGGCGAGTTCTAAACTTAAAATTCCTGAAGCTCCAAATGTGTGACCTATTTTCCATTTGTTTGTAGTTAAAAATGGAAGAGTATTGCCAAATATTTTTTTTATCGCGTTTAATTCTGATGTGTCTCCTTTTATTGTTCCTGGAGCATGCATTATTATGGCATCTATTTCTTCTAAAGAATTGTTTTTTAATGCCATTTTCATTGATTTTTGAAAACAGTCTGCTTCTGTAGAAATAGAAATATTGTGTTCTAAAACTTCTGTGGCATAGCCAATTCCTTCTACAAATGCTAATGCATTTTCTTTTTGCCCTGCTTCTAAAGTAATTACACTTGCTCCTTCACCTATTACCATGGTGTTCTCGGTTTTGTTTAAATCGAAAGCTCTACATGGATAATCGCCTTTTTGCCTAGAATAGATGCTTAAGGCTTGCATTTGTGCAATTGTAAAGGGGGTTAGAGGTGCTTCTGAACCACCTATTAGAAACTTATCGGTCATTCCTGATTGTATCCATACCACTCCATTTAATAGTGAATGTAATGATGTGGAACAGGTAATGGAATGTGAAATTTCAGGTCCGGTACTTTGTAAGTCATTTGCTACCCAACTGGATATATTTCCTAATGTTGTTGTAGGTGATGCTAAAGTGCTTACCTTATTTGTTTTAATAAATTCTGCGTGATAATGTTCAAAAAGCTCTGTTGCTCCTCTTGAAGAGCCTATGTTTATCCCAAAAACATCTTCTTTTGTCCATTTTGCTTGTTTTATTGCTAAACGAGAAACCCAAATAGCATATAGAACTGATTTGTCTAAATTTCTATATTTTGTGTCGGATTCTTGAAGTTCTTTTATTTCGTTTTCTAATTTTTCAGAAATACTTGCTGCCCAAACTTCTTGGTTTCCAATATTTTTCTTAGAAATAAAGGTTTTGTTCTTGTCTAAATAATGATTCCAGATTTCTTCAGTTGTGTTTCCTAATGCGGAAAGAGAAGCTAA
It includes:
- a CDS encoding beta-ketoacyl synthase N-terminal-like domain-containing protein; protein product: MNQKISITALASLSALGNTTEEIWNHYLDKNKTFISKKNIGNQEVWAASISEKLENEIKELQESDTKYRNLDKSVLYAIWVSRLAIKQAKWTKEDVFGINIGSSRGATELFEHYHAEFIKTNKVSTLASPTTTLGNISSWVANDLQSTGPEISHSITCSTSLHSLLNGVVWIQSGMTDKFLIGGSEAPLTPFTIAQMQALSIYSRQKGDYPCRAFDLNKTENTMVIGEGASVITLEAGQKENALAFVEGIGYATEVLEHNISISTEADCFQKSMKMALKNNSLEEIDAIIMHAPGTIKGDTSELNAIKKIFGNTLPFLTTNKWKIGHTFGASGILSLELAILMLQNQKFIEIPFYNQEKRKAPIRKILVNAVGFGGNAVSILISK